The Coccidioides posadasii str. Silveira chromosome 3, complete sequence genome contains a region encoding:
- the SRP54 gene encoding Signal recognition particle (BUSCO:167498at4751~EggNog:ENOG410PH16~COG:U~BUSCO:6496at33183): MVLQDLGRRINAAVSDLTRSNDLDEKVFDSMLKEICAALLSADVNVRLVQNLRKSIKSSVNFSSIPPAVNKKRLIQKAVFDQLVALVDPHSEPFKPKKGRSNVIMFVGLQGAGKTTTCTKLARHYQTRGFKSALVCADTFRAGAFDQLKQNATKAKIPYYGSLTQTDPAIVAADGVAKFKKEKFEVIIVDTSGRHKQEEDLFAEMTQIQNAVKPDQTILVLDSSIGQAAEAQSAAFKATADFGAIIITKTDGHAAGGGAISAVAATHTPIIFLGTGEHMLDLERFAPKPFIQKLLGMGDMASLVEHVQAVTKDSAGAKETYKHIAEGIFTLRDFRENITSIMKMGPLSKISSMIPGLSGLTAGLDDEDGSLKLRRMIYIFDSMTAAELDGDGKVFVDQPSRIVRVACGSGTTVREVEDLLSQHKMMAGMAKKVGGQKKQMQRAQNMLKGGNKEQQMAAMQKRMAAMGGAGAPGMPRMPGMGDMAKMMQMLQGSGGAGGGMPGFGGMDLQSMMSQMGGMLGGAGGSGRGRR; encoded by the exons ATGGTTCTTCAGGATTTAGGCCGGCGCATCAACGCCGCTGTCAGTGATCTGACCAGGTCGAATGATCTGGACGAAAAG GTGTTTGATTCTATGCTTAAAGAGATATGCGCTGCTTTACTTTCAGCCGACGTAAACGTCCGCCTCGTCCAAAACCTTCGGAAATCTATCAAATCCAGCGTCAACTTCTCCTCTATACCGCCTGCCGTTAATAAAAAGCGCCTCATTCAGAAAGCCGTGTTTGATCAGTTGGTCGCTCTAGTAGATCCTCACTCCGAGCCTTTCAAGCCGAAGAAGGGTCGATCGAATGTCATCATGTTCGTTGGTCTACAAGGTGCGGGAAAGACGACGACATGTACGAAGCTCGCAAGACATTACCAAACAAGAGGGTTCAAGTCTGCCTTGGTTTGCGCAGATACGTTCCGTGCGGGAGCTTTCGATCAGTTAAAGCAGAACGCGACAAAGGCCAAGATCCCATACTACGGCAGCTTAACGCAGACGGACCCCGCTATTGTCGCCGCAGACGGCGTTGCTAAAttcaagaaggaaaaatttGAAGTTATCATCGTTGACACCAGTGGAAGACACAAACAGGAAGAGGACCTTTTTGCAGAAATGACACAGATCCAGAATGCCGTGAAACCCGATCAAACTATCCTTGTTCTCGACAGTAGCATTGGGCAAGCAGCTGAGGCGCAGTCGGCAGCTTTCAAGGCGACAGCGGACTTCGGGGCCATTATCATCACAAAAACAGATGGACATGCCGCTGGTGGTGGTGCCATATCTGCCGTTGCTGCTACCCACACTCCCATTATCTTTCTAGGTACCGGGGAACACATGTTGGATCTGGAAAGATTTGCCCCGAAGCCGTTTATACAAAAATTATTGGGTATGGGTGACATGGCCAGCTTGGTTGAACACGTCCAAGCGGTAACGAAAGATTCTGCTGGTGCGAAGGAGACCTACAAGCATATTGCGGAGGGAATATTTACACTTCGAGATTTTCGTGAAAATATAACATCGATAATGAAAATGGGTCCTCTCTCCAAAATATCAAGTATGATTCCTGGTCTTTCTGGTCTTACAGCGGGTctcgatgatgaagatggcTCTCTGAAGCTCCGCCGAATGATTTACATTTTTGATAGTATGACAGCCGCAGAACTCGACGGCGATGGCAAAGTCTTTGTTGATCAACCGTCTCGGATCGTTCGCGTGGCCTGTGGAAGCGGCACCACCGTTagagaagttgaagatcTCCTGTCGCAACATAAGATGATGGCGGGCATGGCCAAGAAGGTTGGTGGCCAGAAGAAGCAAATGCAGCGCGCCCAGAACATGCTCAAAGGCGGAAACAAGGAGCAGCAGATGGCAGCTATGCAAAAAAGAATGGCTGCGATGGGTGGTGCAGGTGCTCCTGGAATGCCGCGGATGCCTGGAATGGGTGACATGGCGAAGATGATGCAGATGCTACAGGGAAGTGGAGGAGCAGGGGGTGGAATGCCCGGTTTTGGAGGCATGGATCTTCAAAGCATGATGAGCCAaatgggtggaatgctggGTGGGGCTGGAGGAAGTGGAAGAGGTCGTCGATAA
- a CDS encoding rRNA processing protein RRP15 (EggNog:ENOG410PPB1~COG:S~BUSCO:14843at33183): MAPSISKKRRIEDAMNGKTSQPKKKFKKQLEYHSSSSENEDDAPPAPFSGVTLQDSDSDNDGSVTGVQLPEDAVAASNAEENDASASDSENDSDSSDYSLATSDVGSIANRKQISKRNDPAAFSTSISKILGTKLSTSARADPVLSRSKSTAQTTADIANEKLEKRARAKIRAEKKEELERGRVKDVLGVERGEAGETAEQEKRLRKIAQRGVVKLFNAVRAAQVRGEEAAREERRKRATVGMDEREKKVTEVSKQGFLELINGKGKKVTIEEA; the protein is encoded by the coding sequence ATGGCGCCATCGATAtcgaagaagagaagaatagAGGATGCCATGAATGGCAAGACCTCtcaaccaaaaaagaaattcaagaAACAACTGGAGTATCACAGTAGTTCCTCCGAAAATGAAGACGACGCTCCGCCAGCCCCGTTCTCGGGAGTGACCTTACAAGACTCCGACAGTGACAACGATGGATCAGTTACGGGCGTCCAACTACCAGAGGATGCAGTGGCGGCGTCAAACGCAGAGGAAAACGATGCTAGTGCGTCAGACTCCGAAAACGACTCCGATTCATCAGACTACTCTCTAGCCACCTCCGACGTTGGGAGTATAGCAAATCGCAAACAGATCTCGAAGCGAAATGACCCTGCGGCATTTTCCACCTCCATATCCAAAATTCTTGGAACAAAACTTTCTACCTCTGCCCGCGCCGATCCCGTGCTATCACGAAGTAAGTCCACAGCGCAAACGACAGCGGATATTGCCAACGAGAAACTTGAAAAACGAGCGCGTGCAAAGATACGTGCCGAGAAGAAGGAAGAGCTTGAGCGTGGACGGGTAAAGGACGTTCTGGGGGTTGAGCGAGGAGAGGCTGGCGAAACGGCGGAGCAGGAAAAGCGCTTACGAAAGATAGCGCAGAGGGGTGTGGTGAAATTGTTCAATGCTGTTCGGGCTGCTCAGGTGCGAGGCGAAGAAGCGGCGAGGGAGGAGAGGCGAAAACGTGCAACTGTCGGCATGGACGAACGAGAAAAGAAGGTTACCGAGGTTAGCAAGCAAGGGTTTTTGGAACTGATTAACGGGAAAGGGAAGAAAGTGACAATCGAAGAAGCATGA
- the UGO1 gene encoding mitochondrial fusion and transport protein ugo1 (EggNog:ENOG410PHCD~COG:S~TransMembrane:5 (i216-239o259-279i310-331o351-371i484-503o)~BUSCO:8563at33183) has product MTSPPEAPNPLRPYYVPPSIGLPAGQSVSKISPNGPPSAASGNITSFGSSAREIFSDFDYSDYLGESSPSVAESIKQLLESALWRYSRVLISQPFEVAKTILQVCVVQDEQEIRALDERRGQDRSYRESIYTDQSSYSSDDEDSYFAPAAPAASASASRTRRPPHRITDRSGYIPQSTKPGYMLKIKDPSALFDVLAQLWTTNGPTSIWKGSTSTFVYSLLLPTLNTFIRSLLSAIIGYPEDSFSTILESDILTSTSPGAALVLTCLSAALASIVLSPVDTARTYLILSPAGHGPGSLFRAIRQLPTPNYLIPPHLLPITILSSTLPTLLANSTPLFLKSYLSLDPVLNPSSWGLFTLMASGLELGVRIPLETVLRRAQIATFTSPVLRQQSITRTTVSASSSSQENVTSAVQTVVPTPDTYRGIVGTMWSIVYEEGTDGGAEAVAIERVLGRPPEPTTAGPAGRVPRRRRGQGIRGLYRSWRLEMWGIVGIWGSGFLGALLGPGDEEVLVESGAAMGLGPVGGRGSAGAF; this is encoded by the exons ATGACTTCGCCACCTGAAGCGCCAAATCCCCTTCGCCCGTACTACGTTCCCCCTTCCATTGGGCTGCCTGCTGGGCAATCGGTCTCGAAGATCTCGCCCAATGGGCCTCCATCAGCGGCATCAGGGAATATAACCAGCTTCGGGAGTTCTGCTCGTGAAATCTTCTCCGATTTTGATTACTCCGATTACCTGGGAGAGTCCTCTCCGTCGGTGGCGGAGTCCATCAAACAGCTTCTTGAAAGCGCATTATGGAGATATTCCCGCGTTCTGATATCACAGCCCTTCGAGGTTGCAAAGACGATTCTCCAGGTTTGCGTTGTTCAAGATGAACAAGAGATAAGGGCGCTGGACGAGAGACGGGGACAGGATCGAAGTTATCGGGAGAGCATCTACACAGAT CAATCTTCATACTCATCTGACGATGAGGATAGCTACTTTGCACCAGCAGCACCGGCGGCCTCCGCTTCTGCCTCGCGTACCCGCCGCCCGCCTCATCGAATTACGGATCGGAGTGGTTACATCCCGCAGTCCACTAAGCCCGGCTATATGCTTAAGATCAAGGACCCCTCTGCCCTCTTTGATGTACTTGCACAGCTATGGACAACAAATGGACCAACATCTATTTGGAAGGGCTCGACTTCGACATTTGTGTACTCTTTACTCCTTCCGACTTTGAATACCTTCATTCGAAGTCTTCTTTCAGCGATTATCGGCTATCCGGAGGATAGCTTCTCGACCATCCTTGAATCCGATATCTTGACATCTACGTCTCCAGGAGCTGCTTTAGTCCTTACCTGTCTTTCGGCAGCCCTGGCTTCCATCGTGTTATCCCCCGTTGATACCGCAAGGACATACTTAATCTTAAGCCCCGCGGGGCACGGCCCGGGTTCGCTTTTCAGAGCTATTCGTCAACTTCCCACCCCTAATTATCTAATTCCTCCCCATTTACTCCCAATTACGATCCTCTCCTCCACGCTTCCAACACTACTCGCGAACAGTACCCCACTTTTCCTCAAATCCTATCTTTCTTTGGACCCGGTCCTTAACCCTTCAAGCTGGGGCCTCTTTACTCTCATGGCTTCCGGTCTGGAACTAGGAGTACGCATTCCACTAGAAACAGTTTTAAGGCGAGCTCAAATAGCGACCTTCACGTCTCCGGTGTTGAGGCAGCAGAGCATCACACGTACTACTGTGTCCGCGTCATCGTCTTCACAAGAGAACGTCACCTCCGCTGTACAAACGGTTGTACCTACACCAGACACATACCGTGGTATCGTTGGGACAATGTGGAGTATTGTCTACGAAGAAGGCACGGACGGAGGGGCTGAAGCTGTTGCGATTGAACGAGTGTTGGGCCGGCCGCCAGAGCCTACAACGGCCGGGCCCGCGGGCAGAGTGCCGAGACGCCGCAGGGGCCAGGGAATAAGGGGTCTTTATCGCAGCTGGCGATTAGAGATGTGGGGTATCGTTGGAATCTGGGGCTCTGGGTTTCTGGGAGCTCTTCTGGGACCTGGAGACGAAGAGGTGCTAGTAGAGTCTGGAGCCGCTATGGGCCTTGGGCCTGTTGGCGGTCGAGGGAGTGCTGGGGCCTTTTAG
- the YAH1 gene encoding mitochondrial matrix iron-sulfur protein (EggNog:ENOG410PN2J~COG:C~BUSCO:14272at33183): protein MNPWRTICQQLLRPSAPPAAGQFRVVGTSRGWNTFTVSNHQRFVSRSKAYSIYSRPARRLRSSGHYQCSYGNPAQPRRPFSATTAAAHGHIEPPKPGEEINVTFVDKDGERHDFQVAKGDNLLDIAQANDLEMEGACGGSCACSTCHVIVEDQGMYDRMPEPDDDENDMLDLAFGLTETSRLGCQVQMTPELDGLVVRLPSMTRNLQASDFADKK, encoded by the exons ATGAATCCGTGGAGAACGATATGCCAGCAGCTCCTCCGACCGTCCGCCCCGCCGGCTGCTGGACAGTTTAGGGTAGTTGGAACGTCCCGGGGTTGGAATACGTTCACAGTTTCGAATCACCAAAGATTCGTTTCAAGGTCCAAGGCCTATTCGATCTACAGCAGGCCAGCTCGCCGGCTACGCAGTTCGGGCCACTACCAATGCTCATATGGCAATCCCGCGCAGCCACGACGGCCTTTCTCCGCGACCACAGCTGCTGCACATGGCCATATTGAACCTCCAAAACCAGGCGAAGA GATCAACGTCACTTTTGTCGATAAGGACGGCGAGAGGCATGATTTCCAGGTCGCCAAGGGAGATAACCTGCTTGACATCGCGCAAGCAAATGATTTAGAGATGGAAG GAGCTTGTGGAGGTTCTTGTGCCTGCTCTACCTGTCATGTTATTGTTGAAGACCAGGGGATGTACGACCGAATGCCTGAGCCCGACGACGATGAAAACGATATGTTGGACCTTGCCTTTGGGTTAACGGAGACCTCGCGACTCGGATGCCAGGTGCAGATGACGCCCGAACTGGACGGATTAGTTGTGCGACTGCCCAGTATGACCAGAAATTTGCAAGCTAGCGACTTCGCGGATAAGAAATGA
- a CDS encoding uncharacterized protein (EggNog:ENOG410PKAH~COG:P~TransMembrane:3 (i7-26o32-50i128-149o)), which produces MSSARKAIITLSSTTIRVLVYVFLRWIPAHPVPPIILTALLVYFGSIWPVKERVDDGSRREVYSGTISSGKESKRINLQRDIGEDGRRNESRRQHASKNREEAHVSAFKSLLTGVPSTTSKAASRATIGVNIFLSLLAFDFMLRGLLFYPTNELSFSRVGYVSSTTAKILVREPKQNLPLRISYQELSDDRAGPAVTVGTLDPLDESTDFTYPVSITGLNPSTKYRYSLSNNQSGEFTTAPELGSPKSKELTFVTSSCIKPNFPYNPFSHPFQIHGIDVLTSTLTRLGEALRPSFMLFLGDFIYIDVPWRFGSSVQHYRSEYRRVYSSPSWRIPPDSPANIPWIHTLDDHEIANDWASGNSTPPYPAAVDPYLHYHVNVNPPIPEHPHSIPSNTSYFSFINGPASFFLLDTRTYRSEPSREDSSMLGFAQLQALIEYILRPESEGVKWKIITSSVPFTKNWHVGTPDTWGGFLKERRTIFEAMWKAELELGVRIVLLSGDRHEFAATRFPDPILSSTSAPEPFSGAGRGIHEFCVGPLSQFYLPVRSYHQEDDEDVAIKYVPDGNFKFGLISIKADESEQPTSRLTYSLYVNGKETWRYTLETPLAATRGRALPPGKVVFDYVDNWEEQVRQRAGKWAAYAGERSGWLGRAMGKAWDEFLRSARVDEA; this is translated from the exons ATGTCATCAGCTCGGAAAGCGATCATCACTTTAAGCTCGACTACTATTCGGGTTCTTGTCTATGTGTTTCTTCGCTGG ATTCCTGCACACCCAGTCCCACCGATAATTCTAACGGCTTTATTGGTTTATTTTGGCTCTATCTGGCCTGTAAAGGAGCGAGTGGACGATGGATCGCGAAGGGAGGTTTATAGTGGGACCATTTCCAGTGGGAAGGAGTCAAAGAGAATAAACCTGCAGAGGGATATTGGAGAAGATGGCCGTAGGAACGAGAGCCGCCGACAACATGCGTCAAAGAACAGAGAAGAAGCACATGTATCCGCCTTCAAGTCTTTATTGACGGGTGTCCCATCAACTACTTCAAAGGCTGCGAGCCGAGCAACAATCGGGGTCAATATATttctgtctcttcttgcGTTTGATTTCATGCTGCGAGGCCTCCTATTTTACCCAACGAATGAACTTTCATTCTCTCGCGTCGGATACGTATCTTCAACCACGGCAAAAATTCTTGTTCGAGAGCCAAAGCAAAATCTGCCCCTTCGTATATCATACCAGGAGCTTAGCGACGATCGAGCTGGCCCGGCAGTGACAGTGGGAACCTTGGACCCTCTAGATGAATCAACAGATTTTACGTACCCGGTTTCGATTACTGGGCTTAATCCTTCAACTAAATACCGGTACTCGTTGTCCAACAATCAATCTGGGGAGTTCACTACGGCACCGGAACTCGGCTCTCCCAAGTCGAAAGAGCTGACATTTGTAACTTCGAGCTGCATAAAACCGAATTTTCCCTACAACCCCTTTTCCCATCCTTTCCAAATTCATGGGATTGACGTCCTCACTTCGACATTGACAAGATTGGGCGAGGCGCTTCGCCCTTCCTTTATGCTCTTCTTAGGTGATTTTATCTATATTGACGTACCATGGCGATTTGGGTCATCCGTACAGCATTACCGAAGCGAGTATCGCAGGGTTTACTCCTCGCCTAGTTGGCGTATTCCTCCAGATTCCCCTGCTAATATCCCATGGATCCATACTCTGGACGATCATGAAATCGCCAACGACTGGGCCTCTGGAAATTCCACTCCTCCGTACCCAGCAGCTGTGGATCCATACTTGCACTATCATGTCAACGTTAACCCTCCAATACCAGAACACCCACATTCCATTCCGTCTAACACAAGTTATTTTTCATTTATCAACGGCCctgcttcttttttccttttggatACGAGAACTTATCGCTCTGAGCCGTCCCGCGAGGACTCTAGCATGCTAGGCTTCGCGCAGCTACAGGCGCTGATCGAATATATCTTACGCCCGGAGTCGGAGGGGGTAAAATGGAAAATCATCACTAGTAGCGTGCCGTTTACTAAAAACTGGCATGTGGGTACGCCGGATACCTGGGGTGGCTTTCTGAAAGAAAGGCGGACGATTTTCGAAGCCATGTGGAAAGCAGAACTCGAACTTGGTGTACGGATTGTTCTCCTAAGCGGTGACAGACATGAGTTTGCCGCCACGCGGTTTCCAGATCCAATCCTTTCATCTACCTCGGCCCCGGAGCCATTTTCTGGTGCTGGAAGAGGTATTCATGAGTTCTGTGTCGGCCCACTCAGCCAGTTTTACCTTCCGGTGAGATCGTATCACCAGgaggatgatgaagatgTGGCTATCAAGTACGTGCCAGATGGAAATTTCAAGTTTGGCCTTATTAGTATCAAAGCCGATGAGAGTGAACAGCCTACCTCACGCCTGACGTACTCGTTGTATGTTAATGGAAAGGAGACTTGGAGATACACGCTCGAGACTCCTTTGGCGGCTACGAGGGGTCGTGCGCTTCCTCCCGGAAAAGTGGTGTTCGACTACGTCGATAATTGGGAAGAGCAAGTGAGGCAAAGGGCCGGAAAATGGGCGGCCTACGCTGGTGAGAGATCCGGCTGGCTCGGGCGAGCTATGGGCAAGGCTTGGGATGAATTCCTCCGGAGCGCTAGGGTTGATGAAGCATAG